A DNA window from Maribellus comscasis contains the following coding sequences:
- the ruvX gene encoding Holliday junction resolvase RuvX yields MGRILAIDYGRKRVGIAVTDPQQIIANRLTTIATHTIWEFLNKYFQNEKVDGVVVGYPMTLNNQPSEAVNYINPFLKKFEKKFPDIKLETFDERFTSKMAFQTMIDGGVKKQKRRDKAMVDAISATIILQNYLEYKRNKI; encoded by the coding sequence ATGGGAAGAATTTTAGCTATCGATTACGGAAGGAAAAGAGTGGGTATAGCAGTTACCGATCCGCAGCAAATAATTGCCAATCGTTTAACAACAATTGCAACACATACCATCTGGGAGTTTTTAAATAAATATTTTCAGAATGAAAAAGTTGACGGAGTTGTTGTCGGCTATCCGATGACACTGAACAACCAACCCTCGGAAGCTGTTAATTATATTAATCCTTTTTTAAAAAAATTCGAGAAAAAGTTTCCCGACATAAAACTGGAAACGTTTGACGAAAGATTTACTTCGAAAATGGCTTTTCAGACAATGATTGACGGAGGAGTAAAAAAACAAAAAAGAAGAGACAAAGCTATGGTTGATGCGATAAGCGCAACTATTATATTGCAAAACTATTTAGAGTACAAAAGAAATAAAATATAA
- the def gene encoding peptide deformylase has translation MKYPVTVYGDPLLRKTAKNIDKDFEGLNEIIENMWETMYTSDGVGLAAPQIGKSIRIFIVDASSGADEEPELADFKKVFINPEIIETYGEEWIMNEGCLSLPEIREDVSRPDNVRIKYFDENFVEHEETFKGYAGRIVQHEYDHLEGKLFIDYLSPLKKRLLKGKLTNIARGKVQPHYRIKAPVK, from the coding sequence ATGAAATACCCGGTAACTGTATACGGCGATCCTTTATTAAGAAAAACGGCAAAAAATATTGACAAAGATTTTGAAGGATTAAACGAGATAATTGAAAATATGTGGGAAACCATGTATACCTCGGACGGAGTTGGTTTGGCAGCGCCACAGATTGGTAAATCCATTCGGATTTTTATTGTTGATGCCTCATCGGGAGCTGATGAAGAGCCGGAACTGGCCGATTTTAAAAAGGTATTTATTAATCCTGAAATAATTGAAACATACGGGGAAGAGTGGATTATGAATGAAGGTTGTCTCAGTTTGCCCGAGATAAGAGAAGATGTTTCAAGACCCGATAATGTGCGAATAAAATATTTTGACGAAAACTTTGTTGAACATGAAGAAACGTTTAAAGGATATGCGGGAAGGATTGTTCAACATGAGTACGATCATCTTGAAGGTAAATTATTTATAGACTATTTATCGCCATTAAAAAAAAGGTTGCTTAAAGGTAAACTTACAAATATTGCCCGCGGAAAGGTTCAGCCACACTACAGAATAAAAGCTCCTGTTAAATAA
- a CDS encoding ComEC/Rec2 family competence protein produces MEQTVQKIPFLRLTIALALGIMICAQATIPTLLILPVIITVFFSLIFLHKNYSFNRRTLFGILVHFLFFSVGVLTFHLYNKKPTFYKEGKFWATVFETPQEKENSYKSVLLIRAFSSSGDNKYTKTKEKIIVYFEPNKRMSSLSPGDQIIFSQSPQIIQNNGNPFEFDYKSYLARKKIYRQIYLPSDEWTKTNLKPKLSLIILAEKTRDKLLKKYREQNIGENEFEILSALTLGYKRELDPEIKRVFSSAGAMHVLAVSGLHVGIIYWVLITSLGFIKRKKTGRLLFALLAIFCLWTYAFVTGLSPSVLRATTMFSFFVIGDSIKRKGNIYNSLAASALFLLLINPNNLFEVGFQLSFSAVFGIVYLQPKISRLLPIKYKLPNYFWTLLTVSIAAQIATFPISTFYFKKFPSYFFISNLFVIPAVFILIPLGIMLLIFSSIPILSNSISLAVNGVLYSVYFLLKKIENLPFAVQKISFTTPELIFVVTILVSFLLILKTPRTLYIKITLISILLLVCNSLIQNIQTRNTNQLIVYNSGENLILQLISGKSNYVVSDKEIHDDDYEKTHIENTTVKMNLKPALYLNPNKTFKNGELFIKNGLIFFKGKIIAENENANKLPPNIIADFVINPVYFTKEKQNYINKSSIIITNKRFIPKSNPFSNQIFNVTKQGAYQKKW; encoded by the coding sequence TTGGAACAAACAGTACAAAAAATTCCTTTTCTCCGATTGACCATTGCCCTGGCACTGGGAATAATGATTTGTGCGCAAGCTACAATCCCAACGCTGCTAATTCTTCCTGTAATAATTACCGTATTTTTTTCACTCATTTTTCTTCATAAAAATTATTCATTTAACCGCAGAACGTTATTTGGTATTTTAGTACACTTTCTATTTTTCTCTGTCGGCGTACTTACTTTTCATTTATATAATAAAAAACCAACATTTTATAAAGAGGGAAAATTTTGGGCAACCGTTTTTGAAACTCCTCAAGAAAAAGAAAATTCGTATAAATCAGTACTTTTAATACGCGCTTTTTCAAGCTCGGGAGATAATAAATACACCAAAACAAAGGAAAAAATTATTGTTTATTTTGAACCTAACAAAAGAATGTCATCGCTGTCTCCCGGAGATCAAATCATCTTTTCTCAATCACCTCAAATAATCCAAAACAACGGAAATCCGTTTGAATTTGATTATAAAAGCTACCTCGCGAGAAAAAAAATTTACCGACAAATTTATTTGCCGTCTGACGAATGGACAAAAACCAATTTGAAGCCAAAATTATCGTTAATTATTCTTGCTGAAAAAACACGCGATAAACTGCTAAAAAAGTACAGGGAGCAAAACATCGGAGAAAACGAATTTGAAATCCTGTCAGCCCTGACACTTGGTTACAAACGGGAACTCGACCCGGAAATCAAAAGAGTATTCTCTTCAGCGGGTGCCATGCATGTACTTGCTGTGTCGGGCCTGCATGTTGGCATTATATACTGGGTGCTTATCACTTCTCTGGGCTTTATCAAACGAAAAAAAACGGGTCGTTTACTTTTTGCCTTGCTTGCCATATTTTGCCTGTGGACATACGCTTTTGTTACCGGCCTGTCTCCATCGGTACTGAGAGCTACAACAATGTTCTCTTTTTTTGTTATAGGCGATAGTATCAAACGCAAAGGAAATATATACAATTCGCTGGCTGCTTCTGCCCTGTTTCTGTTATTAATAAACCCAAATAATTTATTCGAAGTTGGCTTTCAACTATCCTTCTCTGCGGTTTTTGGCATTGTGTACCTCCAACCAAAAATAAGTAGATTACTTCCAATTAAATATAAACTCCCTAACTATTTCTGGACACTTTTAACCGTATCGATTGCAGCTCAAATTGCCACTTTCCCCATTTCAACCTTTTATTTCAAAAAGTTTCCAAGCTACTTTTTTATTTCGAACCTCTTTGTTATACCGGCGGTTTTTATTTTAATTCCTCTGGGAATTATGCTTCTTATTTTTTCATCAATTCCAATACTTTCAAACAGTATCTCTTTAGCAGTTAACGGAGTATTGTATAGCGTTTATTTTCTGCTTAAAAAAATTGAGAATTTACCATTTGCTGTTCAGAAGATTTCGTTCACAACACCCGAACTTATTTTTGTTGTTACTATTTTAGTTTCATTCCTTTTAATCCTGAAAACGCCTCGCACGTTATATATCAAAATCACTTTAATATCAATTTTACTACTCGTTTGCAATTCTCTGATTCAAAATATTCAAACAAGAAACACAAATCAACTTATTGTATACAACAGTGGAGAAAATCTTATTTTACAACTTATCTCCGGCAAATCAAACTATGTAGTTTCGGACAAAGAAATACATGACGATGATTATGAAAAAACCCATATTGAGAATACCACAGTAAAAATGAATCTGAAGCCCGCGCTCTATTTAAATCCAAACAAAACATTTAAAAACGGAGAGTTATTTATCAAAAACGGACTTATATTCTTTAAAGGTAAAATTATTGCAGAAAACGAAAATGCAAATAAACTCCCTCCCAACATTATCGCCGACTTTGTCATAAATCCTGTTTATTTCACTAAAGAAAAACAAAACTACATCAACAAATCTTCAATTATTATTACAAACAAAAGATTTATTCCAAAAAGCAATCCCTTTTCAAATCAAATTTTCAATGTAACAAAACAAGGTGCTTACCAAAAAAAATGGTAA
- the trkA gene encoding Trk system potassium transporter TrkA, protein MKVVIAGAGEVGTHLARMLSNENHDIVLLDDSPERLSKISSDVDLMTVTGSAHSFQDLKQTGLAKADLFIAVTPFEERNVLACSMASYLGVARTIARINNSEYLQERYRAKLNNLGIHELIYPESLAAKEIVASVKQTGTRQMIEFSNGKLILLGIKVREGAKILNKTFEELSQENDHILVVAINRGNETLIPKGTDFIKDGDIVFFITTRAEQQHVFDLTAKKTFDVKNIMFLGGSRIAQKAVEKLGDQYRIKIIEINREKCEKIADRFENALVINGDGRNLNLLKEEGIEKMDAFVATTGNSETNILNCHLAKFFGVRRTVAEVENLAFMGLAENMDIGTIVNKKLNAASYIYRFTLNAEISKVKCLTASDAEVFEFIAKPNAKITQRAIKFLDFPDEAKIGGIIRGDKAFIAHGDSEIREGDKVVVFTLPSGIKKLEKFFK, encoded by the coding sequence ATGAAAGTTGTAATTGCAGGTGCCGGAGAGGTTGGAACTCATTTAGCAAGAATGTTAAGTAACGAAAACCACGACATTGTTCTGTTGGACGACTCGCCCGAAAGATTATCAAAAATAAGCAGCGATGTTGATTTAATGACCGTTACCGGTTCCGCCCATTCCTTTCAGGATTTGAAACAAACAGGGCTGGCCAAAGCCGATCTGTTTATCGCGGTTACACCTTTCGAGGAACGCAATGTTCTCGCCTGTTCAATGGCTTCCTACCTTGGAGTTGCAAGAACGATAGCAAGGATTAATAATTCGGAATATTTACAGGAACGTTACCGTGCTAAACTCAACAACCTTGGAATTCACGAACTTATTTATCCTGAAAGTCTGGCTGCCAAAGAGATTGTTGCGTCGGTAAAACAAACCGGAACCCGACAAATGATTGAATTCTCGAATGGAAAATTAATTTTACTCGGAATAAAAGTAAGAGAAGGCGCTAAAATTCTAAATAAAACTTTTGAGGAACTGTCGCAGGAAAATGATCATATCCTGGTAGTTGCCATAAACCGTGGAAACGAGACACTTATTCCTAAAGGCACCGATTTTATTAAAGATGGCGACATTGTATTTTTTATCACCACGCGGGCCGAACAACAGCATGTATTTGATTTAACCGCGAAAAAAACTTTCGATGTAAAAAACATAATGTTCCTTGGCGGAAGCCGGATTGCACAAAAAGCAGTTGAAAAGCTGGGCGACCAGTACCGGATAAAAATAATTGAAATTAACCGCGAAAAATGCGAAAAAATTGCCGACCGCTTTGAAAATGCATTGGTAATTAATGGTGACGGTAGAAATCTGAATCTTCTCAAGGAAGAAGGAATTGAAAAAATGGATGCCTTTGTAGCCACAACCGGAAATTCGGAAACAAATATTTTAAACTGTCACCTTGCAAAATTCTTTGGAGTACGAAGAACAGTTGCCGAGGTTGAAAACCTGGCTTTTATGGGGCTGGCAGAAAATATGGACATAGGAACAATTGTAAATAAAAAACTGAATGCGGCAAGTTATATCTATCGTTTTACATTAAATGCTGAAATTTCGAAAGTAAAATGTCTGACTGCATCCGACGCCGAGGTTTTTGAATTTATTGCAAAACCCAATGCAAAAATTACACAACGCGCCATCAAATTTCTGGATTTTCCTGATGAAGCAAAAATCGGTGGGATAATTAGAGGAGACAAGGCTTTCATAGCCCACGGAGACAGTGAAATCAGGGAAGGCGATAAAGTAGTAGTATTTACACTCCCCTCCGGTATAAAAAAATTAGAGAAATTTTTTAAGTAG
- a CDS encoding TrkH family potassium uptake protein, which yields MNLKLIFRVLGFLSLVEGIAMLLALAVSVVFGEHDITAFIISSGISVLAGGLILLLTKNASRDIGKREGFIIVSFAWIIFSFFGSLPYIFSGSIPNFTDAFFETISGFTTTGSSILADIEALPHGILFWRSLTQWLGGMGIIVLSLAILPVFGIGGMQLFMAEVPGPTPDKISPRIRQTAKTLWIIYLGFTVAETLLLWIGGMTFYDAICHSFTTMATGGFSTKQASIAHWNSPFIQYIIVLFMFFAGTNFTLSYIALKGKVGRVLKDEEFKYYSLFILGFTAVIFLGLVLSTSLGVEQAFRDALFQVVSIITTTGFATSDYLLWPPILTILIFVLFFFGGSAGSTGGGIKIMRIVILFKNSYYELRRMIHPKAVIPVKFNKHSVDAKIVTNVLAFFMLYFIIFGFSVVIFTFIEPDLDSAMGAVATCLGNIGPGLGRVGPAENFAHVAPAGKWFLSFLMLLGRLELFTVLVLFSPTFWKE from the coding sequence ATGAATTTAAAGCTTATATTTCGTGTTCTTGGTTTTTTGTCGTTGGTAGAAGGAATTGCCATGTTACTTGCATTGGCTGTTTCAGTCGTTTTCGGAGAACATGATATTACAGCTTTTATTATTTCTTCAGGAATCTCAGTACTTGCAGGTGGACTAATTCTTTTACTTACAAAAAATGCTTCCCGTGATATTGGGAAGAGAGAAGGTTTTATTATCGTTTCATTTGCCTGGATTATCTTCTCGTTTTTTGGCAGCTTGCCATACATTTTTAGTGGCTCTATTCCAAACTTTACCGATGCTTTTTTTGAAACCATATCAGGTTTTACCACAACAGGCTCATCCATTTTAGCCGATATCGAAGCTTTACCACATGGGATTTTGTTCTGGAGAAGTTTAACCCAATGGCTTGGTGGAATGGGGATTATTGTTTTATCGCTGGCCATATTACCCGTTTTTGGAATTGGTGGAATGCAGCTTTTTATGGCAGAAGTTCCCGGGCCAACACCCGACAAAATTAGTCCCCGTATACGTCAAACAGCTAAAACACTTTGGATCATATACCTTGGTTTTACCGTTGCTGAAACACTTTTACTATGGATTGGCGGAATGACGTTTTACGACGCAATCTGTCATTCATTTACAACAATGGCAACAGGTGGTTTTTCAACCAAACAAGCCAGCATTGCACATTGGAATTCTCCTTTTATACAATATATCATTGTCCTTTTTATGTTCTTTGCCGGAACAAATTTCACATTGTCGTATATTGCTTTAAAAGGGAAAGTAGGCAGAGTGCTCAAAGATGAAGAATTTAAATATTACAGTCTTTTTATCCTGGGATTTACAGCTGTTATCTTTTTAGGACTGGTATTAAGCACTTCCTTAGGTGTAGAGCAGGCTTTCAGAGACGCTCTTTTCCAGGTTGTTTCAATAATTACTACCACAGGTTTTGCCACGTCCGATTACCTGCTTTGGCCTCCGATACTTACAATCTTGATCTTTGTTTTGTTCTTTTTTGGAGGGTCGGCAGGTTCAACAGGCGGAGGAATAAAAATAATGCGTATTGTAATATTGTTTAAAAACAGCTATTATGAACTGCGCAGGATGATTCATCCAAAAGCCGTCATACCCGTAAAATTTAACAAGCATTCCGTAGATGCCAAAATTGTTACCAATGTTCTGGCGTTTTTTATGCTTTACTTTATTATTTTCGGTTTTAGTGTGGTAATCTTTACATTTATTGAACCTGATTTGGATTCAGCAATGGGAGCAGTTGCCACTTGTTTGGGAAATATCGGGCCTGGTCTGGGACGTGTTGGTCCGGCTGAAAATTTTGCTCATGTTGCTCCTGCCGGCAAATGGTTCCTCTCTTTTTTAATGCTTCTTGGAAGACTGGAATTGTTTACTGTTTTGGTTTTATTCTCGCCCACTTTCTGGAAGGAATAA
- a CDS encoding L-threonylcarbamoyladenylate synthase, giving the protein MFVKLYDENPNPREVRKIVDILRDGGIIIYPTDTVYGLGCDITNNKAVDKVARIKGVKIEKANFSFICSDLSHLSDYTRPISNTVFKLMKKNLPGPFTFILEANNNVPKYFKGKKKTVGIRVPANNIIHEIVSELGNPIVSTSIYDEDEILEYTTDPELIYEKYKDIVDAVIDGGYGELVPSTIVDCSQNELVILREGKGVLEF; this is encoded by the coding sequence ATGTTTGTAAAATTATATGATGAAAATCCAAATCCGAGGGAAGTGCGAAAAATTGTAGATATTTTGCGCGATGGAGGGATTATTATATATCCAACAGATACGGTGTACGGATTAGGGTGTGACATTACAAACAATAAAGCAGTTGACAAGGTAGCACGGATAAAAGGAGTTAAAATTGAAAAAGCTAACTTTTCATTTATTTGCAGTGACCTGAGTCATTTATCCGATTACACAAGACCAATTTCAAACACTGTTTTCAAATTGATGAAAAAAAATCTTCCGGGGCCTTTTACCTTTATTCTGGAAGCAAATAACAACGTACCAAAATATTTTAAGGGAAAGAAAAAGACAGTCGGAATCAGGGTTCCCGCTAATAATATTATTCATGAAATAGTAAGCGAACTGGGCAATCCAATTGTTTCAACCTCGATTTACGATGAGGATGAGATATTGGAATACACAACCGATCCGGAACTTATTTATGAAAAATACAAAGACATAGTTGATGCTGTAATTGACGGTGGATACGGAGAGCTGGTGCCTTCCACTATTGTTGATTGTTCGCAGAACGAACTTGTAATTTTACGTGAAGGGAAAGGGGTTTTGGAGTTCTAA
- the mnmD gene encoding tRNA (5-methylaminomethyl-2-thiouridine)(34)-methyltransferase MnmD, with protein sequence MKHQIIETADGSKTIYIPGIDEQYHSVNGALTESNYVYIEKGYSFCKKGSPVVFEVGFGTGLNCILTAIEAERQKKVTHYYSIDNFPLDKLTLEQLDHKSLFSEKEKAIFKKIHACEWDKLIPVSEYFYLNKIQTDIRKFNVSLLKKFDVVYFDAFGPDKQPEMWTQQIFDSIYRQCSEEAIFVTYSAKGEIRRNLAQIGYVMERLPGPPGKKQMLRGIKKD encoded by the coding sequence ATGAAACACCAAATAATAGAAACGGCCGATGGCTCAAAAACCATATATATTCCGGGTATAGACGAACAGTACCATTCTGTAAATGGAGCACTTACAGAGTCGAATTATGTTTATATTGAAAAGGGCTACTCTTTTTGTAAAAAAGGATCTCCTGTGGTTTTTGAAGTTGGTTTTGGTACCGGATTAAATTGTATTTTAACTGCTATTGAAGCAGAAAGGCAAAAAAAAGTAACCCATTATTACAGTATAGATAATTTTCCGTTGGACAAGCTTACTTTGGAGCAACTCGACCACAAATCCTTATTTTCAGAAAAAGAGAAAGCTATTTTCAAAAAAATACACGCCTGCGAGTGGGATAAATTAATCCCTGTGTCTGAATATTTTTATCTGAATAAGATACAAACGGATATCCGTAAATTTAATGTGTCCCTACTTAAAAAATTTGATGTGGTTTATTTTGATGCATTTGGCCCCGATAAGCAACCTGAAATGTGGACCCAACAAATATTTGATTCCATTTATCGCCAGTGTTCGGAAGAAGCCATTTTTGTAACCTACAGTGCAAAAGGCGAAATAAGGCGGAACTTAGCTCAAATTGGTTATGTAATGGAAAGGCTTCCCGGCCCGCCAGGGAAAAAACAAATGCTACGCGGAATAAAAAAAGATTAA
- a CDS encoding FKBP-type peptidyl-prolyl cis-trans isomerase has translation MTEKKIKGELEQFSYALGMSVAGNLINSGVTTINPEIFLEALKDTFSGAEPKLTVEEANHVLENFMAQTGQEQGSENLEKGKQFLAENAKENGVTELPSGLQYKILNEGEGNIPTAKDQVKCHYHGTLIDGTVFDSSVQRGQPAVFPVNGVIKGWVEALQLMSTGSKWRLFIPPSLAYGERGAGGAIGPNATLIFDVELLEIV, from the coding sequence ATGACAGAAAAAAAGATTAAAGGAGAATTAGAACAGTTTAGTTATGCGTTAGGAATGAGTGTTGCCGGAAACCTGATCAATTCAGGGGTGACAACCATTAATCCGGAAATATTTTTAGAAGCTTTAAAAGATACTTTTTCGGGTGCTGAGCCCAAATTAACGGTTGAAGAAGCCAACCATGTTCTTGAAAATTTTATGGCTCAAACCGGCCAGGAACAAGGAAGTGAAAATCTTGAAAAAGGGAAGCAATTTTTGGCTGAAAACGCGAAAGAAAATGGGGTAACGGAACTGCCAAGCGGACTACAGTATAAAATTCTAAATGAAGGAGAAGGAAATATTCCAACCGCAAAAGACCAGGTAAAATGTCACTACCACGGAACACTTATTGACGGAACGGTTTTCGACAGTTCGGTTCAAAGAGGACAACCAGCTGTTTTCCCTGTTAATGGAGTAATAAAAGGTTGGGTTGAAGCACTTCAACTGATGTCAACCGGTTCCAAATGGCGTCTTTTTATTCCTCCGTCGCTGGCATACGGAGAAAGAGGGGCTGGTGGGGCAATCGGTCCTAATGCTACCTTGATTTTTGATGTTGAACTATTGGAAATCGTTTAA
- a CDS encoding FKBP-type peptidyl-prolyl cis-trans isomerase: MRNKIIYLLAIVLGIAGTSCQQNGAVQNAKLETSADSASYAIGFLVGANNKQQLESAPGGDEMNIETMATAFRTASLGEEGVITEEEANEIVRKFFTSAGEKEAQSNLEEGNAFLEQNKSREGVQVTESGLQYEVLTEGTGDKPAAEDQVRVHYHGTLIDGTVFDSSVEDGEPAVFRVNQVIPGWTEALQLMPVGSKWKIYLPANLAYGERSAGADIGPNSALIFEVELLEIVK; encoded by the coding sequence ATGAGAAACAAAATTATTTATCTTTTGGCAATCGTATTGGGAATTGCCGGAACATCATGTCAGCAAAACGGGGCTGTACAAAATGCGAAACTGGAAACCTCGGCAGATTCAGCAAGCTACGCTATTGGCTTTTTGGTTGGAGCAAACAATAAACAACAACTTGAATCAGCACCGGGTGGCGATGAAATGAATATTGAAACAATGGCTACAGCCTTTCGTACAGCTTCTCTTGGTGAAGAAGGAGTGATAACTGAAGAAGAGGCAAACGAAATTGTTCGTAAGTTTTTCACATCAGCCGGGGAGAAAGAAGCTCAGTCAAACCTGGAAGAAGGAAATGCATTTCTGGAACAAAATAAATCACGCGAAGGTGTCCAGGTAACTGAAAGTGGACTCCAGTATGAAGTTTTAACAGAAGGAACAGGAGACAAACCAGCTGCAGAAGATCAGGTACGTGTTCATTATCATGGAACACTAATCGACGGAACTGTTTTTGACAGCTCTGTTGAAGATGGAGAGCCTGCTGTTTTCAGAGTAAACCAGGTAATTCCGGGATGGACTGAAGCCCTTCAGTTAATGCCTGTTGGCTCAAAATGGAAAATTTATCTCCCTGCCAACCTTGCATACGGAGAACGTAGTGCAGGTGCTGACATCGGTCCAAATTCAGCATTAATTTTCGAAGTGGAATTACTTGAAATAGTAAAATAA
- a CDS encoding DUF3127 domain-containing protein: MSLQVKGKVQQILKAESGVSRAGKEWKKQEFVIETDEQFPRKVCFTLFNDKTSLIEGLSTGEEIEVSFNVESREYNGRWFHNINAWKIEKPASENLPEPPPEFSVGDIPPEPADDETNDLPF; this comes from the coding sequence ATGAGTTTACAGGTAAAAGGAAAAGTACAACAGATATTAAAAGCCGAATCGGGTGTAAGCCGCGCAGGCAAAGAGTGGAAAAAACAAGAGTTTGTAATTGAAACCGATGAACAATTCCCCAGAAAGGTTTGCTTCACACTTTTTAATGATAAAACTTCATTAATTGAAGGACTATCGACAGGTGAGGAAATTGAGGTTTCTTTTAATGTTGAATCGAGGGAATATAACGGTAGGTGGTTTCACAACATTAATGCATGGAAAATTGAAAAACCGGCTTCTGAGAATTTACCGGAACCTCCGCCGGAATTCTCTGTTGGAGATATTCCACCGGAACCGGCAGATGACGAAACAAATGATTTGCCTTTTTAA
- the yaaA gene encoding peroxide stress protein YaaA, which produces MLIVVSPAKSLDFETPATVTSYSIPDLLEQSEKLIGKLKKMSPGQLSRLMNISKDLGELNYQRYQNWNLPFNTENAKQAVLAFNGDVYQGLSAATLAEEKLELAQKRMRILSGLYGVLKPLDLIQAYRLEMGTKLKYYKSNDLYSFWNPIITKKINEALAESGTDFLINLASNEYFKSIDKKKFKGEIITPEFKDLKNGQYKMISFFAKKARGFMTRFILDNDITEPENLQVFDYEGYLFNPDLSKPGNPVFTRDKE; this is translated from the coding sequence ATGTTAATAGTTGTATCACCGGCAAAATCACTAGATTTTGAAACACCTGCCACTGTCACGAGTTATAGCATCCCCGATCTTTTGGAGCAATCTGAGAAATTAATCGGAAAGCTAAAAAAAATGAGCCCCGGGCAATTATCCAGATTAATGAATATTTCTAAAGATTTGGGTGAACTGAATTATCAACGGTATCAAAACTGGAATCTCCCGTTTAATACAGAAAATGCTAAACAGGCGGTACTTGCTTTTAATGGCGATGTTTATCAAGGATTGAGTGCTGCTACACTCGCTGAAGAAAAATTGGAATTGGCGCAAAAAAGGATGCGAATACTTTCGGGACTATATGGAGTGCTAAAACCATTGGATTTAATTCAGGCTTATCGTTTGGAGATGGGGACAAAGTTAAAATATTACAAATCAAATGATTTGTACTCTTTTTGGAATCCAATTATTACCAAAAAAATAAATGAAGCCCTTGCGGAATCCGGAACTGATTTTTTAATAAATCTTGCTTCAAACGAATATTTCAAAAGTATTGACAAGAAGAAATTTAAAGGGGAAATAATCACTCCTGAATTTAAAGATTTAAAAAACGGACAGTATAAAATGATTTCGTTTTTTGCGAAGAAAGCCCGCGGATTCATGACTCGTTTTATTCTGGATAACGATATTACTGAACCTGAAAACCTGCAGGTGTTTGATTACGAAGGGTACCTATTTAATCCTGATTTGTCGAAACCAGGTAACCCTGTTTTCACACGGGATAAGGAGTAA
- a CDS encoding response regulator, with the protein MKKFKGLNCILLVDDDEVTNYLNKVLIKKSGIDVHIEVALNGEIALEYLTSTGKYSSNNGFPKPGLIFLDINMPRMNGWEFIEEYNKLDSSQKADIVIAMLTSSNNDDDVNTALEKYELPAYIYKPLTLGKLEEIISKFYPVEI; encoded by the coding sequence ATGAAAAAGTTTAAAGGATTGAATTGTATATTATTGGTTGATGATGATGAGGTTACAAATTATTTGAATAAGGTGCTTATAAAAAAAAGCGGGATCGATGTTCATATAGAGGTAGCCTTAAATGGAGAAATTGCCCTGGAGTATCTTACATCTACCGGAAAGTACAGTAGTAACAATGGATTTCCAAAACCCGGGTTAATATTTCTTGACATTAACATGCCGAGGATGAATGGCTGGGAGTTTATAGAAGAATATAACAAACTTGATAGTAGCCAGAAAGCCGACATCGTAATTGCCATGCTGACATCGAGTAACAACGATGATGATGTAAATACGGCACTCGAAAAATATGAACTTCCCGCTTATATCTATAAGCCTCTTACCTTGGGAAAACTGGAGGAAATAATTTCTAAGTTTTATCCTGTTGAGATTTGA